The genomic DNA GCATGGATAGACTCGTTTCGCCATTGCGGAAACTTCCGCGCAGGCCTTCTTCACCGCCGCGTCATCGATAGAGCGCAGCTCAAGTACGAAGCACACCTCTTCCGGGACGACGCTGACGTGCCCCGGAACGATTTTCATCACACCAATGTTACAGACCAGGCCATCTTGTCCATCCAGGCGAACCAATCGTGAATTAGATCCGCAGAGGCGCGCATAGCGTCTTTTCTCTCCGACATCGGCGTGGTGCCCGCATGGTTTGCCATACCCCTGACCCGGACCTCCAGACGCGTAATGCCTACGATACCGGAGGGCACGCCAATATAAAACCCCTTACGTTCCAGAAATGGCCCCTGTTCGATGTGGAGTTCAAGAAAAGCCGCGTAATTTCCTAAATCTCCTTTACTCGCCGCCACCGCATTCTCATCAACACCAAACTTAGCGAGAATATCCCGACGGTAATCCGACAGCAGAAGTCCGGCGAAAGCACGGCTCCCAAAGGTACCGCCAAGCGGCTCGCCCTCCTCGCCTACAAAAGCGACGACCTCAAGGCTGTGCTTAAGAATATCCCCCGCATCCTTCACCGCCCGCAGGACCTCCAGCGCGGCAATGATGCCAAGCGGACCGTCATATATGCCGCCGTTATCCACCGAATCAAGGTGCGAACCAATTAGGATCGTCTCTTTATTTTTTCCTTTGAGACGCCCAAAGAGGTTTCCCACACCGTCGATTCGTGTTTCGAGCCCGACCTCTTCCATTTTTCCTTTGAGCCACGCGCGCGCTTCAAAGTAAGGCGCGCTATAGGCCGTACGCTGGAGACCTCGCCCCTCTACCCAGCCGATCTTTCCCTGTGCGAAGAGATCTTCAAGGAATCTTTTTCCGTCAACAGACACCGTCATAAATACCTTCCCTTAAGCAGACATTTCCCATAGCCGGGCTCGCCAACTACCTTCCCATCCTCATATATGACCTTACCACGCAGGACGACTTTGCCGATGATTCCATTGAGCTTCCAGCCATCGAAAATCTTTGCGATATCTTTTGCCATCGTCTGCATCCTGTCTTTTTCCACCATATATTCGGTTTTTGGGTCACAGAGGATAAAATCAGCGTCAACGCCGATCTTTATCGCGCCTTTTCGCGGATAGAGGCCATATGCCTTGGCCGGGTTTGTCGCGATGAGCTCGACAGCGCGGCGCAGGGAAATCCTTCCGTCCGCCACCGCCTTCATCATAAGGCCGAAGCGCGTCTCCAGCTCTGGGAAGCCTGCGGGGGGCGAGGAAGATGTCCTGTGGATTGCGCTCTTTTTCCTCCACCATGTAAGGGGAGTGATCACTTCCAACCGTGTCTATCGTACCGTTTTCTATATAGTCCCACATCTTTTTGACACGCGATTTATCACGTAGGGCTGGGTTGCATTTCGCATAAGAGCCATATTCGTTGAGAGCCTCTTCTGTGAGATAGAGGTATTGCTAGCAGGTCTCTATCCAAATTTTCATGCCTTTGGCGCGCACGGTCAAAGTCGCATCCACCGCTTCCGGCGTTGAAATATGTACGAGATAGAGAGGGCAACCTACAGTCTCGGCGAGGCGAATGAGCCGGTCCACCGCCAGCGCTTCAGCGACGGCTGGACGTGAGGCAGCGTGATAGATCGGGGCGACGCTCCCCTCCCTGCGCAACTCGGCGATCGCTCTCGCGACGAGGTCGTTGTCTTCCCCGTGCGCCGCATCGGCAGACCTGTCTTTTTAACCTCTTCCATAACCTTCAGCAGTTCGTAATTAGTTTCGCTCGTGAGGCCGGCAAATTCCTTTTCACGTCCCTCCGGCGCGGCGTGAAGGAAGGTCTTATATCCCCAGACTCCCGCTTCGGCGACGCGGCCTATCTCCTCTATATGCTTGCCGCCCGCCGCGCCGAGGAAGGCGACGTCGACTATCGCCTGCTCCCCGACGGCAGCGACGCGCGGCGCGAGCGTCTCGGGACTGTACTGCGGCGGAGTGGAGATGGGATGTTCGATTATCGTGGTGACGCCGCCTGCGGCGGTGGCGGCCGTGCCAGTCACAAAGGTCTCGCGATGCGCCCCGCCGGGATAGCGGATATGAACATGCGGGTCTACTCCACCGGGAAGCAGCGTCAGCCCTCCCGCGTCGATCATCCGGTCGGCCGCGGGAAATACGTCTGTCGCCTCCATCGCGGCAATTTTGCCATCCTCCGCCAGTAACCAGCCTTTAAAATAGTCATCCTCCGTGAGGTTCTACACGTTTTT from Cloacibacillus sp. includes the following:
- a CDS encoding amidohydrolase family protein, which codes for MEATDVFPAADRMIDAGGLTLLPGGVDPHVHIRYPGGAHRETFVTGTAATAAGGVTTIIEHPISTPPQYSPETLAPRVAAVGEQAIVDVAFLGAAGGKHIEEIGRVAEAGVWGYKTFLHAAPEGREKEFAGLTSETNYELLKVMEEVKKTGLPMRRTGKTTTSSRERSPSCAGRGASPRSITLPHVQPSLKRWRWTGSFASPRL
- a CDS encoding hydantoinase/carbamoylase family amidase, which produces MTVSVDGKRFLEDLFAQGKIGWVEGRGLQRTAYSAPYFEARAWLKGKMEEVGLETRIDGVGNLFGRLKGKNKETILIGSHLDSVDNGGIYDGPLGIIAALEVLRAVKDAGDILKHSLEVVAFVGEEGEPLGGTFGSRAFAGLLLSDYRRDILAKFGVDENAVAASKGDLGNYAAFLELHIEQGPFLERKGFYIGVPSGIVGITRLEVRVRGMANHAGTTPMSERKDAMRASADLIHDWFAWMDKMAWSVTLV
- a CDS encoding amidohydrolase family protein; the protein is MITPLTWWRKKSAIHRTSSSPPAGFPELETRFGLMMKAVADGRISLRRAVELIATNPAKAYGLYPRKGAIKIGVDADFILCDPKTEYMVEKDRMQTMAKDIAKIFDGWKLNGIIGKVVLRGKVIYEDGKVVGEPGYGKCLLKGRYL